CTATTTTTATGCGTTGAAGAGACGCGATAGAGACATATACagtacaaccaaatattctcaaatgagatacatcaggttggtgaccaagaaccaattgtaggggagaatattgatgataagaaaaaggtcgcaagcgaattaacgctgcaacatgtaatataacatgtccccacatagaagtaggtaattgacttttcaGTAATAAAGTTCatgcaattacctggagtcgtttgataagagactcagctaatccattctgtgtatGGACATGCGAAACtagatgttcaacctcaatccccatagacatgcaataatcatcaaatgttttggatgtaaattcaccagcattatctagccgtattgacttgattaaataatctgcgaaatgtgtttttaatttgataatttgtgctaacagtttagcaaatgcaacatttcgggtaggcaataaacaaacatgagaccatcgtgcagatgcatcaattaagaccataaaataacaaaatggcCCACTTTGTGGATGAATgagtccacatatatccccttgaatcctttgcaggaatgatggggaatcacctccaattttggagggggatggtcttattactaatttgccttgagaacaggcAGTGTAGAATTGTTTactggataataaaattttatgattctgtaatgtatgtccatgtgaattttcaataatcctacgcattattgtagatcctgggtggcctaaatgatcatgtcaaagcataaatgcttttagatcaacgaacttctggttcgatactgcgtaggtttcaattgcctttatgattgtataatacaatccagatgataaagtagacaatttttctagtataagccttcttccgaaggcattactagttatacagatgaattctgtaccattttcactcatggtttcaagatgataaccattttttcttatatttttaaaactcagtagatttcttttggatctacttgaatataatgcatcattgatgcttaatttggtctcattgtttaacataattgtggctcttccggagccttctatcagatcaattgatcctgatatggtagttactttagcttcaattaatgctaaagataagaaaaatttattttccttaagaattgtgtgcgttgttgcactatccaccaaacacatatctccttcatcagcctttgaagtcaatgcttcaattttggagtccatttcctttcatttaaaaattacgttagttataacgtacacaaaatattgaaaggaagagaacatgacaataaaatacaaaataatatgcatgattccaaaataaatatatatgatggatttaattataaaaattttgggcatttcatactcataataactacttctggtagttgcgtttACTTCAGGGAATGATGTATAACGAGAAAATAgtaattcagaatttcttttctgatattgctactacaggagcaaaaataaaatgtgagaaatattttatttttcacatttaagaaaagattctgaatattacaaagttatactaaatatagagtcattgggaatattattgaatctgatgttcaaatctatcttttaaatttctccgcaaatttaatggatttattattatatccatatttcggcttgcaatcttcagggatatgatgccgaaaaataatagtcttgtatttgtccttctgggacattatatttagttagtttttcaatgTTCACAAATTATAGGTGGTGACTCATGTAAAaaacccatttaatattatccatccaattttaggaatttcaggttcaattattgtcatatttacaaaacttctagttttgtatacaatatatatgagttaatctttgaaacttcaggttcaaatattatttcatatttacaaaacagctgattttgtaggagaaatattatgatcaattttggaagctttaggtccatatattatctcatatatacaaaacttctggttttgtaattagttttcagaatattataatacgtattctgattatgttttagacttcaagtccatatttttcacactttatgcaaactacaggttgcaaaggtgatattattattctaaaataaagactttgatgaaacttgggacttatggcccatatatatgtattctcttgattttacaaacttcaaattgtaaattataaaattcgggacttcgggcccatacatatgattttctcacgattttacaaacttcaggttgtaaatcagatataaataaaaataaagattcaaataaataaagatgcgaataaataaatattcaaataaatggaatacaataaaaataaatatttaaataatatcatgaCTTCTGGTCCAGATTATTGGTTTTGTaagcttcaggttacaaataatatttatgatttcaagtcacaaatttataatttcgtaaacttcgggttacgaatgatattcaggattttagatctagattcatgatattcaggactgcaggtccagattcataattttgtaaacttcaagttacaaataagattcagaatttcaggttcaaatttatgatattccagacttcaagtttagattcataattttgtaaacttcaggttacaaataatattcaaggcttcaggttcagatttatagtattccagacttcaggtctagattcaagagttttaggacttcaggtccagattcaagagttttaggacttcaggtccagatttataattttgtaaacttcgagTTGCAAATAGagtacaattataataaaattaaacagaaatataacataaattactGAGATATCACAACTGAGATattcgtatttataatatataaacagcATAATGACATAatagaaagatataatatatttgagcTAATGGtgttgataacgtgttataaaataataatcaagtaTGTAAGGATAAtgagataaaagtaaaaatgagaagagaggagaagaagagcAGAAGCTATTCAAGGAAAATGCTTTCCCGGATGAagataagaaagaaaagtaatcTGCAATTAATTGAGAAAAGGCATCTGTACAAATGAGAGGAGAAGGCTTTATATAGAAAGCCTGCTGCCCCCCTTTCTTGACTTTAATGCATGCTTAATTTCTTGCATTCACACTATTTTGTCAACTTGCCtacgtggtggaaaatccaccatatATATAACAAGTTTAAAATTGACGAGGCAGAGAAATTTGAAAGCCACCTCTTTTTTCTCAGGGAAGTATACATATGGAGAGCCAGAAATAACAGGAAATATCCGTCACTTCCccctaacaaaaaattctcTCATTTTCAACTTCCCACtctcacataaaaaaatattaaaatattcattaatagttataatgtatttatactaatttaacaacttttaaaggtattttaatattttagaattcaaataatACATAAGAtacaaagcaaataaaaaaggtgatagatcgaaaatatttttatttttatctccgGTCACAAAGATTTTAATTATCCTCATTACTATCTCTATCCTTGTTCTTATCAAAAAATCATCTTtccatttgagaaaatacaggGCACAAATCTGGTTGATTCTTAATATTTGACTGGTCAACAGATtgtttaactattaaaaataatattttaaataatttattattaaatttatttgctaaattattttaatatcaaaataatgtaatgtattaataaaatgatagataaaatttgaatttaagtcttcaaaattaatttttaaaaaattgaatttttaatataattatcaaacccccttttttttttaactctaaccATTCCAACCacctaatttaattcaattcaaattagttCAATCTAATCAATTTGATTGGCTAGTTTGATTTGGTTACTATTATAAATTACAATAGGACTTCAACTCAGTCACCTTAAATTATACACATTACACGTagttttaactattcaattaggtatttatataatgtattatcatatgattagatgttattttatttttaatttaaaattatcatatcatttaaatatccaattagatattcaaaactaaataaatataacatttctcataatatttttcatcgAGGAAAACTGCAATATTACATATCTGATGGActtttttgatatgatatatattaaagtgaATTATGTGATAGTATAGTtagaattatgtataaatatgaaattttacaattaacctattttttaacattattgtattattttccaCCGTGTCTAAGCATAATCCATACTTTATATTCTAGACTAGTTAGTTAAACCAGTTTGATCTAAATTTGATGATCGATATGGttcaaataaatgtttaaacttATAGTAATTATTAAATAGAATCGATTTATAGTTGAACTCAatcaaatgatgattttaaatgattttaaatcaaagataaaataatactcaattaaatgaTAACATATCTCAAAACAAGTTGCAAGTAACATTGTTAATGTACCAGTGTACGAGCATGATCAGCGCAGATAAATCATGTTGTAATACCAACTAGAAACAACTTCTCTAGAATTGTTGCCCTCCAAATAAAAATGATACTGCACTTTGCTAAATGAAGTATGAGAACACTTAAATCTTGCGGAAATTAAAACAACTATTAAATGACCATAATTCTTTTAATCATAAtagtaggccaaaggacttattcccacaacCGCCCCACACCCACCCCCCCACCcccaaagtatattgttttctcaagttttttcctttttaactttgaaaatctgaaataCTTACTCataattagttaaaattaacggttctagaggtaaaaccattattttatctataatattaaaaataaattaaaatataatctacttttcctcctctaaactttaaaaactaaaagttttctcctaacccaagttttaaaaaataatagttcccctcagggtttagtttccagattTTCGGTGTCATCTCTGACATCATTGCTGGCGACCTCTCCCTCTCAAAGCTTTCTCTTCCTCCAACGGTCTCTCTCTACTTAGTTGGACGTCTGATCAACATCCAACAAAGCTTTGGATCGATGAAGTTTTTCGTCTTTTTAGACATCTCTGAAGCTTCccgtcttcgtttgggaagataAAGAGCTTCGTCTTttgacgaagctcttcatctttctaGGCTAGATTCGCGTTGACTAGCATTCTAGAGGAGGGAAGAGAGACTGCTAGAGTATGGTGATGCATTAGGAAGCCTCTTCGAAAGCGATGGCACCAGGGATTgtaaactaaaccctaaggggggataacatttttaaaaacttggccTAGGAGAGAAATAgtttgtttttagggtttggagggaaaaaaagataaagttttaaggggttagagttttgttaagtTTAACTGTCTATGaatgggtaaataaaattttcaaagttaacgaagagaaattgagataatagtatactttgggtgggaaatagtcctttggcctaaatacTAATGGCAACCTCAAAAGATAACAATAAATACATaagtaataaactttttaaCTCCCATTTGAATGGTGAAAGAAACAATTCCCTTAAATATATTCAGAGAGGAGTAGTTGTTGgattatgttttgttttcagTTCTATCCTAGAGTTTTTTTGCTATCCTCCTGGTGGTTTGGATGTGCTTGGGCTGTTCTCGAGTCATTTCATTGGGGCCTCTTTgcctttttgtttatatatacatttattcaccaaaaaaaaaaattacaaacaatgCTGACTCTaacaacaaaacataaacaattggcagcaaaaatatatgaattcacTATTACAAATTGAAGGCACATAAGAAGTTTTTGGAGcaattttcattcatttattcTTTACACAAGGATTacaccatatatatacacacacacacaaaaaagagGTTaactaaatcaagaaaaaatctTTATCTTAAGCTAGTAATTAGGCTAATTATATGGCAGCTAAATATTCTTACACAATGAAACAAAATACAACTAGTTATTcctatacaaaaaatataactcATGCTGCACTATTATTTCCTATATAGAAAATACAGCTCAGTCAACACTAATCACAGCTGAGTTCACATCTTAGGTTGTTCAAAGCTTCCCCAACGAAGGTTCTTCCGGCGGCCATGCAGTGTGAGCTTCGAATGTTGGTGATCTAAGAAAAATGGGATATAATTTATTGCAAGAAAACTTGCAGGCAGgaaaaagataaacaaaaagCCTAAAAAGCCACATTCGGTGTCGTTAAAAGTTTCAcgaatagaaaaataatacgAAAATACCATCCAGGATGTCATTGTGATAATGATTCTGTAAAATGGGAGGCCAGTTACGAGAGTGGAAATAAAGCACACAGACGTAAAAAAAGCCAAagaattaaatgtaaaaaataataattgttcTTGAGACCCCAGAATCATCTCCCCTGCAGCATGTTGTTCAGAATGTTCTTGGATCCAGGTGGAGTTACTGATACCAGTGTTGTTGGCTGCAGGCTGCAGATTGCTGTCATCTTGCCAATAACCTCCCGGGGGACTTAGTGCTGCTTGATAGGTGGCTGTGGCTATCAATATAGCAACCACAAGTAGTACATTTCGGACTTCAAGGGGAACTTCATCAACTCTTCGGTAACCTAGCGAGAATCTTTTCAGAATTCTTCCTGAAAACGATAAGCCACCAGAAAAGTGCTCTACTAGTGAAGTTTTTTCTGAACCtaatagatgaataaatatttttttaagtattgtAGGCCCACGATAGATTAGTTCAGATGCTTTTTTAGCTTTAGCAGCAAGTAGAATGTCCCCAACAGCTGCATCTAGCGAACCTTGGCGATCATAGAACATATCCAAAGCTGTCAAACCTTTACTGTTCTTTATATTCACTTTCATATATCCAATCAACAGCTTCACCATCTTCGTAATTGAGGAGATAAGGAAATATTAGAAGcttatgtaaagaaaataacaaggCAAAAGGAGCTATCTGTGAAAAGCATATCGTATGCTTACCTGAGGTTGATTTGTAGATACTGCAGTATGCAATGCATTGTTTCCTTCCTCGTCCTTCCACTTCAGGATCTCCTCTTTGTTGAAGCGTCGAAGCCATCCTAACAACACTTTAAAGGCTTTCAAACTCCCGTTTTTTACAGCGACATGTATAACAGTTTCAGATTTAACAGTCAACTCTTCGATTGATAAtggacaaacatacaaaaagtcAGCCAAACTGGTTTCATCGTTTAGTTGAGCTGCATAGTGCAGAGGAGTAACCATCCCCTTTGCTTTAACACGGACAACCTCACTGTCATGTTTTATCAACCATGTTACAAGTTCCTGGTACTTCTcctccaaatttaaatcacgGAGACTAAGCCCTTCCTGCAGGTGCTTTCCCTCCAAAGCCAAGTGGAGGGGACTGCGCCCAAGGTGGTCTCGCTTCCAAGCAAATGAAGGCTTTAAGTTTAGTATCTCCTTGGCGAAATGGATCTTTCCCTCCCTCGCAGCTGTGTGCAAGGGAGTAGTCACAAATGGTACTTGATCAATACGCTCTAAAACATAAGGATCCTCTGCAAGTGCTGAATATAATGCATCCACATTTCCTTCCATGGCAACATTCTGCAACCTCTCATCCATGTCTGTGTGGGTGTTTAGAGAAATCTtttgcaaattttctttcaattacaGGAGTAACAATGGTAGTTTGAgttataagaatgaaaattagGAGTCACTGTTTGCCTTGTGCACAGGACAGGAGAAATGAGCACCACAGATTCCTCTCTTTGGATAAGAAGCAACGAAGAAACATCGAAACAGAGAGTTTTGGTCAATGTTTTGAACAGCTTCTAGAGTATTCCTTCtcattttctcaaatatcaGAGCCATAGAAGACTATCGTCGCTATTATATGATCAATCTTCCATGAATTTCGATGCTCTCTACTCATACTGTCAATATGAataaaaccctagataagagaTGCTTGTGAACGAATCAGTCTTTAACATCATTCCTCTCAGATTTGCGAGCAATTTTGCCTAAGCTCACGCGTAACACCTAAGCTTATGTGTATCATCTTTCTCTAAAGGACTAGATTCGATTTGAGTTGATTCAGTAAATAATGAGGTGTGACAAGGTGGAGTGGTGACCGAGAGTTGAAGTTGTGAACGAGAGGTCATGAAGGTACGGTGGTGGGGCTTCCATGCCAGTAATTTCATAGAAAAAACATAGAACTTGTATCGTAATTCTTGTGTTTTCACTGAGATGGGGGAGTTGGGAATGACTCGTTTTCAAAAAGAGCAACTCATTTTCAGGGCAGCTTCACCTGAATTTcctaacaattaaaaaatagtgaaaCAATGCAAAATATTTCAAGTATGAAAGTGAcaagatagagagagagagaaatttaaacgccaaaagacttattcccacccaatgtttagtttatttccaaactcccattactttaaattttaaaaccctaaatatcTATCTgtcatctaatttttattaaattttattgttaatataaaaagtaaaaatattatttaatcattctatttaaaaaataaaaaatgacctTCTCTTTTcactttagttttgaaaactaataatttttctctaacttaatttttaaaaagttactttttctcCCACCATCTAAGGTTtctatctttttctcatttGCAGTTGTCCTTAgacttttgaaaagtttagtttAACCCCACCTCTTCAACTTTAGATTACTCAAAAATTTGGCATCCTCTCCCTCCATCTCTGATGTCCTCTTTGGCTTGAGACTAAGCCAACGTTGGCTTTACCTTCTCTTGGATGCTCAAGCTATCTTCTAGCAATGACTTGATGTGATTATGTTTTTTTGGTGggtaaaaacataaaacttgtaCCTTGATTCTTGTGTTTTCAGTGTGATATGGGAGTTGATAATGACTCGTTTTAAAATAGGGcaactcatttttatttcatgGTAGTTTCACTTGAATTTcaaaactatttcattttttagttttgtattgagtacacaaatagagACATATttgtgtgtcatcatgtaattatgtgtttttttatttttaattcaaaatcacctaatcatatgataacatatatatatttatttgtgtatttaaaatagatatatatgattttactgaataattaaatattgaaataataaaaaacatttcaaGTTTGAAAGTGACAAGACCGGGGGAGAATTTTATAAGtctatctttttttaataagaaattttatccaaattaaattttttttgttgaaagtaaaattttttatttattaactggCCTTAAAACTATTATACCGAATAATTTAAAAGT
This sequence is a window from Mangifera indica cultivar Alphonso chromosome 20, CATAS_Mindica_2.1, whole genome shotgun sequence. Protein-coding genes within it:
- the LOC123204858 gene encoding ankyrin repeat-containing protein BDA1-like; this translates as MDERLQNVAMEGNVDALYSALAEDPYVLERIDQVPFVTTPLHTAAREGKIHFAKEILNLKPSFAWKRDHLGRSPLHLALEGKHLQEGLSLRDLNLEEKYQELVTWLIKHDSEVVRVKAKGMVTPLHYAAQLNDETSLADFLYVCPLSIEELTVKSETVIHVAVKNGSLKAFKVLLGWLRRFNKEEILKWKDEEGNNALHTAVSTNQPQMVKLLIGYMKVNIKNSKGLTALDMFYDRQGSLDAAVGDILLAAKAKKASELIYRGPTILKKIFIHLLGSEKTSLVEHFSGGLSFSGRILKRFSLGYRRVDEVPLEVRNVLLVVAILIATATYQAALSPPGGYWQDDSNLQPAANNTGISNSTWIQEHSEQHAAGEMILGSQEQLLFFTFNSLAFFTSVCFISTLVTGLPFYRIIITMTSWMVFSYYFSIRETFNDTECGFLGFLFIFFLPASFLAINYIPFFLDHQHSKLTLHGRRKNLRWGSFEQPKM